From the Perca flavescens isolate YP-PL-M2 chromosome 21, PFLA_1.0, whole genome shotgun sequence genome, one window contains:
- the ndr2 gene encoding nodal-related 2 — translation MRSLGALTIALHASLLVLLARGIQMTSDGVYKRPLQRFPVVDRSTGYHLPTYMMHLYRNFKSNFSRPLDTMEQDAAKQADTVKSVMAKSLTYRERRWIATFDLHALLADKQIQAAELRIRPPRTLSASNITLEVYHQHGEACQTHKSCQERQLVGQLTESSLVTSSQSWKVFNMTKPLLGWLSQKSAAERIPHKRVSRRRRVVKTKRGLSLPDQPDFVASPRREQDVSDRALLVIFSQTGSDENSKVKASLLHTAEQSKFLSPAEIKRARWPKRRRSKRGQADQTVRSLEASKRGSEKSLCHRVDLHVDFNQIGWGSWIIFPKRYNAYRCEGPCPGPLGEELNPTNHAYMQSLLKHYHPDRVASPCCAPTKMSPLSMLYYENGEMLLRHHEDMIVDECGCQ, via the exons ATGCGTTCATTGGGAGCTCTGACAATTGCGCTGCACGCATCTCTGCTGGTGCTGCTGGCTCGGGGGATTCAAATGACCAGTGATGGAGTTTATAAGAGACCGTTGCAGCGTTTTCCCGTGGTGGACCGATCAACCGGGTACCACCTGCCAACCTACATGATGCATCTCTACAGGAATTTCAAATCCAACTTTTCCAGGCCTTTGGATACTATGGAGCAAGATGCCGCGAAGCAAGCAGACACCGTGAAGAGTGTGATGGCTAAAA GTTTGACGTACAGAGAGAGGCGCTGGATTGCGACCTTTGACCTCCATGCCCTGCTGGCTGACAAACAGATCCAGGCGGCAGAGCTAAGAATCAGGCCTCCTCGGACACTGAGTGCTTCCAACATCACTTTGGAGGTCTATCACCAGCATGGCGAGGCGTGCCAAACGCACAAGAGCTGCCAGGAACGGCAGCTGGTGGGGCAGCTCACTGAATCATCACTGGTCACTTCATCACAGAGCTGGAAAGTGTTCAACATGACAAAACCTCTCTTGGGCTGGCTCAGTCAAAAATCAGCGGCAGAGAGAATTCCCCACAAAAGAGTGTCGAGAAGAAGGAGAGTGGTAAAGACAAAGAGAGGCCTGTCACTTCCTGATCAGCCGGACTTTGTGGCGAGTCCAAGAAGAGAGCAGGACGTGAGTGACCGGGCCTTGCTGGTCATCTTCTCACAAACTGGCTCTGATGAAAACTCAAAGGTCAAAGCGAGCTTACTCCACACAGCTGAACAATCCAAGTTCTTGTCCCCTGCTGAAATCAAAAGGGCCCGCTGGCCAAAGAGGCGCAGGAGCAAACGGGGCCAGGCGGACCAAACTGTGAGAAGCCTGGAGGCGTCCAAAAGAGGGAGTGAAAAATCTCTCTGTCACAGAGTCGACCTGCATGTAGACTTTAATCAAATTGGCTGGGGGTCCTGGATCATCTTTCCTAAAAGATATAACGCCTACCGCTGTGAGGGTCCCTGCCCTGGTCCCCTGGGAGAAGAACTCAATCCAACCAATCATGCTTACATGCAG AGTTTACTGAAACATTACCACCCTGACAGAGTGGCATCGCCCTGCTGTGCCCCAACCAAAATGAGCCCATTAAGCATGCTGTACTACGAGAACGGAGAAATGCTCCTTCGACATCACGAAGACATGATTGTGGATGAATGTGGCTGCCAGTGA
- the lrrc20 gene encoding leucine-rich repeat-containing protein 20, producing the protein MGEAVANVARRVNATVEEEKDTLDLSNCKLISFPDGVFRVLKGVSDNIRIITLADNEMKAISSKFFSTFTQLRELDLRGNVLTKLPDAVGEMEHLTSINLANNSFSIFPEKITEIATLERVNLEGNSITEIPVEKLSDMPALKWLNVKSNPLDSNTQSALQSLSNILSTTEF; encoded by the exons ATGGGCGAGGCAGTCGCAAATGTGGCCCGGAGGGTTAATGCAACCGTGGAGGAGGAAAAAGACACATTGG ACCTGTCAAACTGCAAGCTCATTTCCTTCCCAGACGGTGTGTTCAGGGTCCTGAAGGGTGTCTCAGACAACATCCGCATTATCACACTGGCTGACAATGAGATGAAGGCTATTTCCAGCAAGTTCTTTTCAACCTTCACGCAGCTGAGAG AACTGGACCTGCGAGGAAATGTTCTCACCAAGCTGCCTGATGCCGTGGGAGAAATGGAACATTTGACCTCCATTAATCTGGCTAATAACAGCTTCTCCATCTTCCCTGAAAAAATTACTGAAATAGCCACATTGGAAAGGGTTAACCTGGAGGGAAATAGCATCACCG AAATACCAGTGGAGAAGTTGTCCGACATGCCAGCACTGAAGTGGCTGAATGTGAAGTCAAACCCTCTGGACTCCAACACTCAGTCCGCTCTGCAATCTCTCTCCAACATTTTGTCAACAACAGAGTTCTAA